From Mycobacterium lacus, one genomic window encodes:
- a CDS encoding MFS transporter, producing MTTAAAIAVTDRVLTSDPDAACPTVDSGGLRPSAAGDLAEVGTEAPTTRDSYPTVVWLLLGGNLLVRSAGFAYPFLAYHVAGRGHAPAAIGVVLAAYGLGWAVGQLLCGWLVDRIGARTTLVSTMSVAAAALVLMAGAPSLAALLVGATIAGLVCDSSRPVLGAAIADLVSEPARRARVDAWRYGWVLNVGAAIAGGVGGLLADRWGTPVLYWINGIACAVYAVVAARCIPAGVHGRVREYSGVPSTGATMAKTGYRQAFSDKRLVLLFASGLATLTALMGFFSALPMLMRDCGLGAGACGWVQLSNALAAIALTPLLTRWLSEQLASGPRLGILAGAAVWVSLCMGAAALAHTTVGFGAAAVACAPGEIAWFVVSAGIVHRIAAPANGGRYHGIWAMALAAASVIAPILASCSLTHGGRPLVAATTVSVGLLGAALSSPLARVLACANEIPVKREEPTSDLHQ from the coding sequence GTGACCACAGCGGCGGCCATCGCAGTCACGGATCGGGTGCTGACCAGCGATCCCGATGCGGCCTGCCCAACCGTCGATTCCGGCGGCCTCCGTCCGTCTGCCGCGGGCGATCTGGCCGAGGTCGGGACCGAGGCGCCAACGACCCGGGATAGCTATCCGACCGTGGTCTGGCTGCTGCTGGGCGGGAACCTGCTGGTGCGCTCGGCAGGTTTTGCCTATCCGTTCTTGGCCTACCACGTGGCCGGGCGGGGCCATGCCCCGGCAGCGATCGGTGTGGTCCTAGCGGCCTACGGGCTGGGATGGGCTGTGGGACAACTGCTGTGCGGATGGCTGGTGGACCGTATCGGGGCCCGGACGACGCTGGTGTCCACCATGTCCGTGGCCGCCGCGGCGCTGGTTCTGATGGCCGGGGCGCCGAGCCTGGCGGCGTTGCTGGTCGGGGCCACGATCGCCGGTCTGGTTTGCGATTCATCGCGTCCCGTGCTGGGCGCCGCGATCGCCGATTTGGTTTCCGAGCCCGCGCGACGGGCGAGAGTCGATGCCTGGCGTTACGGGTGGGTGCTGAACGTCGGTGCCGCGATCGCCGGCGGGGTAGGCGGTCTGCTCGCCGACCGGTGGGGCACCCCGGTGTTGTATTGGATCAACGGCATCGCGTGCGCGGTCTACGCGGTGGTGGCGGCTCGCTGCATACCCGCTGGGGTGCACGGCCGAGTGCGTGAATATTCAGGGGTGCCCAGCACCGGCGCAACGATGGCGAAAACCGGCTATCGGCAAGCGTTCTCGGATAAGCGGCTGGTCCTGTTGTTCGCATCTGGCCTGGCAACGCTGACGGCGTTGATGGGGTTCTTCTCCGCGTTGCCCATGCTGATGCGCGACTGCGGGCTGGGTGCCGGCGCCTGCGGCTGGGTGCAGTTGAGCAACGCCTTGGCCGCCATCGCACTCACCCCGTTGCTGACGCGATGGCTGAGCGAGCAGCTCGCTAGTGGCCCGCGGCTTGGCATCCTGGCTGGAGCGGCTGTGTGGGTGAGCCTATGCATGGGGGCCGCAGCGCTGGCGCATACGACGGTTGGCTTCGGTGCGGCTGCGGTCGCGTGTGCACCCGGCGAGATCGCCTGGTTTGTGGTGAGCGCCGGCATCGTGCATCGGATCGCTGCACCCGCCAACGGCGGGCGCTACCACGGAATCTGGGCGATGGCGCTCGCGGCTGCCTCGGTGATCGCGCCAATCCTGGCTTCGTGCAGCCTGACACACGGCGGGCGTCCGCTGGTGGCTGCTACCACGGTGTCGGTTGGTCTGCTCGGCGCGGCGCTGTCTTCGCCACTGGCTCGTGTTCTGGCCTGTGCCAACGAGATCCCCGTGAAGAGGGAGGAGCCGACTAGTGACTTGCATCAGTGA
- a CDS encoding thiamine pyrophosphate-dependent dehydrogenase E1 component subunit alpha, with the protein MTCISESSATLLPGQLELYRRMWVVRLLDMTLEELRVEGLIERPLQAGFGQEGVVIGATAALGEGDIATTTHRPHALQVGLGNPLGSMIAEMIGRIVDPEYGLPASPGAASQSPLLAIGYAYSQWLDDHGRVTLCATEDSDVDASTFHEAANMAVLWQLPVVILVENIRCALSVRLGRPDRDSQLYRRAAGYGMPGVSVDGNDVESVRDCVARAVERARAGGGPTLVQAITYRTTDFSGSDRGGYRDLAGSEQFLDPLVFARRRLLAAGVTRGQLDETERVARDLVADALAYAKARPHRDNGGPWGTGSQSDGQTESRS; encoded by the coding sequence GTGACTTGCATCAGTGAGAGTTCGGCGACGCTCTTGCCCGGTCAATTGGAGCTGTATCGCCGGATGTGGGTGGTGCGGCTGCTTGATATGACCTTGGAAGAATTGCGCGTCGAAGGTCTGATCGAACGGCCCCTGCAGGCAGGGTTCGGTCAGGAGGGGGTGGTTATCGGCGCCACCGCGGCACTGGGCGAAGGCGACATCGCCACCACGACGCATCGCCCACACGCCCTGCAGGTCGGCCTTGGCAATCCGCTTGGCTCGATGATCGCCGAAATGATCGGCCGCATCGTTGATCCCGAGTATGGTTTGCCGGCCTCGCCGGGCGCCGCATCGCAGTCACCGTTGCTGGCCATCGGGTATGCCTACTCGCAATGGCTCGATGACCACGGCCGGGTGACACTGTGTGCCACCGAGGATTCCGATGTCGATGCCAGCACCTTCCACGAGGCCGCGAACATGGCTGTGCTATGGCAGCTTCCGGTGGTGATTCTCGTCGAGAACATTCGTTGTGCGTTAAGCGTCCGCCTAGGCAGACCCGACAGGGACAGTCAGCTGTATCGCAGGGCAGCGGGCTATGGGATGCCGGGGGTGTCGGTCGACGGCAACGATGTCGAATCGGTTCGGGACTGCGTGGCCAGGGCGGTGGAACGAGCGCGCGCGGGCGGCGGCCCCACACTGGTGCAAGCGATCACGTACCGGACGACTGATTTCTCTGGATCCGACCGTGGCGGCTACCGCGACCTGGCGGGGTCCGAGCAGTTCCTGGATCCATTGGTCTTCGCGCGACGGCGGCTGCTTGCTGCCGGGGTCACCCGCGGTCAGCTCGACGAGACGGAGCGCGTGGCGCGCGACCTGGTGGCCGACGCTTTGGCGTACGCCAAAGCGAGGCCGCATCGCGATAATGGGGGGCCCTGGGGAACAGGAAGCCAGTCGGACGGACAGACGGAGTCTCGATCCTAG
- a CDS encoding sugar phosphate isomerase/epimerase family protein, with protein sequence MKIGVYTACLPDMTLVECLDTIGELGLDSIEVHAGGFLNAPHLPVDGLLASPRARREYLAQISDRDIALTALNVNCNPLHPDPEVRGTYVRDLWRAIDLAGLLGVRNVVTMSGLPGAHPGCLAPTWMPQPWHSAATDVLRYQWDDVAVPFWRDIERRARAADVRVCIEMHPHNLVYNPATLMRLIERTDSEHIGAEMDPSHLFWQGIEPIEAINYLGDRVFNAAAKDTRVNEANCRLNGILDDRYVTPDADDPSAITLGGRYLLNRSPANPSWQFVAVGRGHDVEYWTSFVGALRKVNPSIAINIEHEDDELDVLDGLRFAADTLTKASGGVRP encoded by the coding sequence ATGAAAATCGGTGTCTATACGGCGTGCCTTCCCGACATGACGTTGGTCGAGTGTCTGGACACCATCGGTGAGTTGGGCCTGGACAGCATCGAAGTGCACGCCGGTGGGTTTCTCAACGCTCCGCATCTCCCGGTTGATGGATTGTTGGCCAGCCCGCGGGCCCGTCGAGAGTATCTCGCACAGATTTCGGATAGGGACATCGCGCTTACCGCCCTGAACGTGAATTGCAACCCGCTGCACCCCGATCCCGAAGTGCGTGGCACCTACGTGCGCGACCTGTGGCGGGCGATCGACCTGGCGGGCTTGCTCGGCGTGCGAAACGTGGTAACGATGTCCGGCCTGCCCGGCGCCCATCCCGGGTGCCTGGCTCCGACGTGGATGCCCCAGCCTTGGCACAGCGCCGCCACCGATGTGTTGCGCTACCAGTGGGACGACGTAGCCGTTCCCTTCTGGAGGGATATCGAACGGCGCGCCCGCGCTGCCGACGTGCGCGTCTGCATCGAAATGCACCCCCACAATCTGGTGTACAACCCGGCCACCTTGATGCGACTGATCGAGCGCACCGACAGTGAACACATCGGCGCGGAAATGGATCCGAGCCATCTCTTCTGGCAGGGAATCGAACCGATCGAGGCGATCAACTACCTGGGCGACCGGGTCTTCAATGCCGCGGCCAAGGACACGCGGGTGAACGAAGCCAATTGCCGCTTGAACGGAATACTCGACGATCGCTACGTGACGCCGGACGCCGACGATCCCTCGGCCATCACGCTCGGTGGCCGCTATCTTCTCAATCGGTCGCCGGCGAACCCTTCTTGGCAGTTTGTCGCGGTGGGCCGGGGTCACGATGTCGAGTACTGGACGTCGTTTGTCGGCGCTCTGCGCAAGGTCAATCCGTCGATCGCGATAAACATCGAGCACGAGGACGACGAGCTGGACGTCCTGGACGGGCTGAGGTTTGCCGCCGACACACTGACCAAGGCGTCCGGCGGCGTGCGCCCGTAG
- a CDS encoding pyranose oxidase, which yields MNSGTPSYRADVLIVGSGPIGATFARKLVDGGSSVVVVDAGAQLSARPGQNLKNSYIYQHNPDLFEPVIRSHLHVLSIPPSARAELAVDPSAFPELGDNPSNARNAENPEQNPYRNIPAAAACYAVGGMATHWTCVCPRHHPTMERYNGIAADEWDRYYTEAEQLLGVQQGVFDHSVRQTLLIDALRREFSELPAEYQVQDLPLAVNRIPNNPRMVKWTGVDTILGDLADPGGDPERFRILQEHLCNRLVRDSDGSRIEYAEVRDLVGMRTVRIYADHYVVACGAVLTPQLLWASEIRPEPLGRYLTEHPTVFCQVVLLRDLVDRIEGDERFTEALRAHRRLYPDDTLPIPCADPAPNIWIPVTEGRPWHAQINRDAFHYADLVPHVDTRLIMDLRWFGMVDPRPDNRVWFSDRYTDVHGMPQPTFDFTFSSEDAARLHAMMAEMLRAAMAIGGFLGGSEPSFPTPGLPLHIAGTVRMGEDPDTSVVDTNSRVWGFENLYLGGNGLLPTSTASNPTLTSVAIALKAADRMVEKHYTAS from the coding sequence ATGAATTCGGGAACGCCGTCGTACCGGGCCGATGTCTTGATCGTCGGCTCCGGCCCAATCGGGGCCACGTTTGCCCGCAAACTGGTAGACGGCGGATCCAGTGTCGTTGTGGTGGACGCGGGCGCCCAGCTCTCGGCCCGTCCCGGCCAAAACCTCAAGAACTCCTATATCTACCAGCACAATCCGGATCTGTTCGAACCGGTCATCCGCAGTCATCTGCATGTGCTCTCGATCCCGCCGAGTGCCCGGGCCGAGCTCGCGGTCGATCCGTCGGCGTTTCCCGAATTGGGCGACAATCCCAGCAACGCTCGCAACGCCGAGAATCCTGAGCAGAACCCGTACCGCAATATCCCCGCGGCCGCGGCCTGCTATGCCGTGGGCGGCATGGCCACCCACTGGACATGTGTGTGTCCGCGTCACCATCCCACGATGGAGCGTTACAACGGGATTGCGGCGGACGAATGGGATCGGTACTACACCGAGGCAGAACAACTGCTGGGCGTCCAGCAGGGCGTGTTCGACCACTCGGTCAGACAGACGCTGCTCATCGACGCGCTGCGACGGGAGTTCTCCGAGCTCCCGGCCGAATACCAGGTGCAGGACCTCCCGCTCGCGGTCAACCGGATCCCCAACAATCCCCGGATGGTGAAGTGGACCGGCGTCGACACAATCCTGGGCGACCTGGCAGATCCGGGCGGCGACCCGGAACGGTTCCGCATTCTCCAGGAGCACCTGTGCAACCGCTTGGTTCGGGATTCGGACGGCTCGCGGATCGAATACGCCGAGGTGCGCGACCTTGTCGGGATGCGAACGGTGCGCATCTATGCCGACCACTATGTCGTGGCGTGCGGAGCCGTGCTGACCCCACAACTGTTGTGGGCGTCGGAGATACGGCCCGAGCCGCTGGGTCGATACCTTACCGAACATCCCACGGTGTTTTGCCAGGTGGTCCTGCTTCGCGATCTTGTCGATCGGATCGAGGGCGACGAACGATTCACCGAGGCGTTGCGGGCACATCGGCGGCTCTACCCCGATGACACCCTGCCAATTCCCTGCGCGGATCCGGCGCCGAACATCTGGATTCCGGTCACGGAAGGCCGTCCCTGGCATGCCCAGATCAATCGGGACGCCTTTCACTACGCGGATCTGGTGCCGCACGTCGATACCAGACTGATCATGGATTTGCGGTGGTTCGGAATGGTCGACCCGCGGCCCGACAACCGGGTGTGGTTCTCCGATCGCTACACCGACGTGCACGGCATGCCGCAGCCCACTTTTGATTTCACCTTTAGCTCCGAAGACGCGGCGCGCCTGCACGCGATGATGGCCGAGATGCTGCGAGCCGCGATGGCCATCGGCGGATTCCTGGGCGGGTCCGAACCGAGCTTTCCGACTCCCGGGCTGCCGCTGCACATCGCCGGTACGGTCCGCATGGGTGAGGATCCGGACACCAGTGTTGTCGACACGAACTCGCGGGTGTGGGGATTCGAGAACCTCTACCTTGGCGGCAATGGCCTGCTGCCGACCTCAACCGCGTCGAATCCGACGCTGACCAGTGTGGCGATCGCCTTGAAGGCAGCGGACCGCATGGTCGAAAAACATTACACAGCAAGCTGA
- a CDS encoding SDR family NAD(P)-dependent oxidoreductase → MPRNPRHVLITGSTSGIGEAAALAFARGGDTVYVNGRNAERTAKAAQRIRNAAGESAGEIVAVAADIATAEGAEEIFTAIGELDVLVNNAGIYTESPPFEISDEEWRRHFEVNVLSGIRLTRHYAPRMAERGWGRVIFISSECGVTTPPEMIHYGMTKSALLAVSRGFAIGVAGTGVTVNCVLPGPTRTPGAEEFVAKMYGDIPFEEAERRYFAEVRPASLIQRFSLPSEVANLIHYVASAGASATTGAALRVDGGVIATIIP, encoded by the coding sequence ATGCCGCGAAATCCACGCCACGTTCTTATCACCGGATCCACGTCCGGCATTGGTGAAGCCGCCGCGCTCGCCTTCGCCCGCGGTGGCGACACCGTTTATGTGAACGGGCGCAATGCGGAGCGAACCGCGAAGGCCGCCCAACGCATCCGCAATGCCGCCGGCGAATCGGCCGGCGAGATCGTCGCCGTGGCCGCCGATATCGCCACCGCGGAGGGTGCCGAGGAGATCTTCACGGCCATCGGCGAACTCGACGTCCTGGTCAACAACGCCGGCATCTACACAGAATCACCGCCATTCGAGATATCCGACGAGGAATGGCGCCGCCACTTCGAAGTCAATGTGCTCAGCGGTATCAGACTCACCCGGCACTATGCGCCTCGCATGGCCGAACGCGGCTGGGGCAGGGTGATATTCATCAGCAGTGAGTGCGGGGTCACCACGCCTCCCGAAATGATCCACTACGGGATGACCAAGTCGGCGCTGCTCGCGGTGTCACGGGGATTCGCGATCGGCGTCGCCGGCACCGGGGTCACGGTGAACTGTGTTCTGCCGGGGCCGACCCGCACCCCGGGCGCCGAGGAGTTCGTCGCCAAGATGTACGGCGATATCCCGTTCGAGGAGGCCGAGCGCCGTTACTTTGCCGAGGTTCGCCCGGCATCGTTGATCCAGCGATTCAGCCTCCCGAGCGAAGTGGCAAACCTCATTCACTATGTGGCCTCCGCCGGCGCATCCGCTACTACCGGCGCGGCACTGCGGGTCGACGGCGGGGTCATCGCGACAATAATCCCGTGA
- a CDS encoding FAD-binding protein translates to MTQPHLDNDRVDTPELRNWAGNVAFTPARLHRPTTIKELCEIVADASHARALGGGHSFSRIADTTGDLVAVDRLPSVMDIDRARMSVEVSAGTRYGELADHLHRNGLALHNLGSLPHISVAGACATGTHGSGNFNGSLADAVTSVTLVNADGQLVTLSHADPGFGGAAVSLGSLGIVTSLRLRLCPTFDVEQYVYDGLSWDSLLTHLDSITAGAYSVSIFSRFGEANRIWVKHRCGDPRADLTHAGVQPALTRQHPLAALPATNCTEQLGVAGPWHQRLPHFRPDFRPATGDELQSEYLLPKRHAAAALDALHRIRAVIAPALLICEIRTVAADDCWLSPNHGRDSVAIHFAWRPNTSMVMPVLADVEGALAPFDPRPHWGKLFTIGADALRASYPRWGDFDGLMRAIDPGGKFRNDLINSCFPQ, encoded by the coding sequence ATGACCCAGCCTCACCTTGACAACGACCGGGTTGATACGCCCGAGTTGAGAAACTGGGCGGGCAACGTCGCCTTCACCCCCGCGCGCCTGCACCGGCCGACGACCATCAAGGAGCTCTGCGAGATCGTCGCCGACGCTTCGCATGCGCGGGCGCTTGGTGGCGGGCATTCCTTCAGCCGAATCGCGGACACCACCGGCGATCTCGTCGCGGTCGACCGGCTGCCGTCGGTGATGGACATCGATCGTGCGCGGATGAGCGTGGAGGTCAGTGCCGGTACCCGATATGGTGAACTGGCAGACCATCTGCACCGTAACGGCCTAGCGCTGCACAATCTTGGCTCGCTGCCACATATCTCGGTGGCCGGCGCATGCGCCACCGGCACGCACGGTTCGGGAAACTTCAACGGTTCGCTCGCGGACGCCGTCACATCGGTGACCCTCGTGAACGCGGACGGCCAACTCGTCACCTTGTCCCACGCGGATCCCGGCTTCGGTGGTGCCGCCGTTTCGCTGGGCTCGCTTGGCATCGTCACCAGCCTGCGCCTGCGCCTGTGCCCGACGTTCGACGTCGAACAGTACGTCTACGACGGGCTCAGCTGGGATTCGCTGCTGACCCACCTCGACAGCATCACCGCCGGCGCCTACAGCGTGAGCATCTTCTCCCGGTTCGGCGAGGCCAACCGGATCTGGGTCAAGCATCGCTGCGGCGATCCTCGCGCGGACCTCACCCACGCCGGAGTGCAACCGGCCCTGACGCGTCAACACCCGTTGGCCGCGTTGCCGGCAACCAACTGCACCGAGCAACTCGGTGTTGCCGGACCCTGGCATCAACGACTTCCACACTTTCGTCCCGACTTTCGGCCTGCGACCGGCGACGAGTTGCAGTCCGAATATCTGCTGCCCAAACGGCACGCGGCCGCCGCCCTTGACGCCCTGCACCGAATCCGCGCCGTGATCGCGCCGGCCTTGCTGATCTGCGAGATCCGCACCGTCGCGGCCGACGATTGCTGGCTGAGCCCCAACCACGGCCGCGACAGTGTGGCCATCCATTTCGCGTGGCGCCCCAACACGTCCATGGTGATGCCCGTCCTCGCCGACGTCGAGGGAGCGCTCGCACCGTTTGACCCGCGTCCACATTGGGGCAAGCTCTTCACGATTGGTGCCGACGCTCTGCGCGCCAGCTATCCGAGATGGGGCGACTTTGACGGTCTCATGCGGGCGATCGACCCGGGCGGGAAATTCCGCAACGACCTCATCAATAGTTGCTTTCCACAGTGA
- a CDS encoding sugar porter family MFS transporter, with protein MAVLEVGGTGLPSRPGPIRWRLLLVGGSAGTLFGYSIAVSNDAIGPIRQQYSLSGLAVGTVVSSLIAGALVGCMLAGPAVERYGHRVALGIAGVVAAAGSLVAATADGAPSMVIGRLILGAAVGITTAVTPTYIGEIAHGRNRGAMMAGYQFSIASGFLLAFTVGAILSLGGHEWRIMFAANVIPAILQTLTMTRVPSSPHSLVARGRPDHARESLLATRHPDDVAAELECIIAAHRRNTETGARMSLARLVNPEPSLRRPILIAMGASLMDVLVGICAIVYYSTPVFAMAGVRGRAGAEIASFSIGVADVVFTVVAVGLLNRYGRRPLLTVGLTGIIVSLLATSFGLVSSSWVAGAITIAAMLAFMACHAFSAGPIGWLLVAEVLPPQIRSHGSAAAIAVNWLANLVVVLLFPILVGTPGEPHRAAIGFLIFAGISIGFLVFVRVWVPETKGLTLEQVQAKLAGHRVKAK; from the coding sequence GTGGCAGTACTCGAAGTCGGCGGCACCGGGCTCCCCTCCCGGCCCGGCCCGATCAGGTGGCGACTCTTGCTCGTCGGAGGGTCCGCCGGAACGCTGTTCGGGTATTCGATCGCGGTCAGCAATGACGCCATCGGGCCAATTCGGCAGCAATACTCGCTGTCCGGGTTGGCAGTTGGGACGGTTGTCAGCAGCTTGATCGCCGGCGCTCTGGTCGGGTGCATGCTCGCTGGGCCCGCCGTCGAACGCTATGGTCACCGAGTGGCGCTGGGAATCGCCGGGGTTGTGGCCGCGGCCGGGTCTCTCGTCGCCGCAACGGCGGACGGCGCCCCGTCGATGGTGATCGGCCGGTTGATTCTCGGTGCCGCGGTGGGCATAACAACCGCCGTCACGCCCACCTACATCGGCGAGATTGCTCACGGCCGGAACCGGGGCGCGATGATGGCCGGCTACCAATTCTCCATAGCCAGCGGGTTTCTCCTCGCCTTCACCGTCGGAGCCATCCTCAGCCTGGGTGGCCACGAATGGCGGATCATGTTCGCCGCCAATGTCATTCCTGCCATTCTACAAACCCTGACGATGACAAGAGTTCCATCCAGCCCGCACTCGCTGGTCGCCCGCGGCCGCCCCGACCACGCTCGCGAGTCGCTGCTGGCCACTCGGCATCCCGACGATGTCGCCGCCGAGCTCGAATGCATCATCGCCGCCCACCGGCGCAACACCGAGACCGGCGCACGGATGAGCCTGGCGCGGCTGGTCAATCCGGAACCGTCCCTGCGTCGGCCCATCTTGATCGCGATGGGCGCCTCGTTGATGGATGTGCTCGTCGGAATCTGCGCCATCGTCTACTACTCCACCCCGGTGTTCGCCATGGCCGGTGTCCGCGGCCGCGCCGGCGCCGAGATCGCCTCGTTTTCCATCGGGGTCGCCGACGTCGTGTTCACCGTCGTCGCGGTGGGGCTGCTCAACCGCTACGGACGTCGGCCATTGCTTACCGTCGGGTTGACCGGAATCATCGTGTCGCTCTTGGCCACAAGCTTCGGCCTGGTGTCGTCATCCTGGGTCGCCGGGGCGATAACCATTGCCGCCATGCTTGCGTTCATGGCTTGTCACGCGTTCTCGGCCGGACCCATCGGCTGGCTGCTCGTCGCCGAGGTACTGCCCCCGCAAATCAGGTCGCACGGCAGCGCGGCGGCGATCGCGGTCAACTGGCTGGCGAACCTGGTGGTGGTCTTGCTCTTTCCGATCCTGGTGGGAACCCCCGGTGAGCCTCATCGCGCCGCCATCGGATTCCTCATCTTCGCCGGCATCTCGATCGGGTTCCTGGTTTTCGTTCGGGTGTGGGTCCCGGAAACCAAGGGACTCACCCTCGAACAGGTGCAAGCGAAGTTGGCCGGGCACCGGGTCAAGGCGAAATAA
- a CDS encoding zinc-dependent alcohol dehydrogenase, translating into MTTTTANLWVGKNRFETIEMPLPSPPEEGLLIEVTANGICGSDRHFVSTDPTVPIVLGHEIVGTITAFGAGHSRRDAAGQPLREGGTVALFPWVPCLRCWGCRRFGPGATTCGNAFVYGVPPEAIGLEPLPQDSGAHTPTLTGGFGKHVVVRPGTYLWRVPDHVPARVASLLDPLAVAVRGVNIAKTPAGVPEEVLTFDATAVILGAGAVGLLTGLVLRHLGIGTIVVSGSRASRLDAARDIGMDVVLDTAELDVIQRREAVMELTGGLGADIVIDAANNAAALGEALGMVRRLGTVVEVGNIVPGNAGISVDPAVDVCQRNVRLLGMSFNPPRSYSEAMAMLSKHPGIPFERLITHAHTFDHLDRALADLAGDAVKVTLTA; encoded by the coding sequence ATGACGACGACGACCGCGAATCTGTGGGTCGGGAAGAACCGATTCGAAACGATCGAGATGCCCCTGCCTTCGCCGCCCGAGGAGGGTCTTCTCATCGAGGTCACGGCCAACGGCATCTGCGGGTCCGACCGGCACTTCGTCTCCACCGACCCGACGGTGCCGATCGTGCTGGGGCATGAAATCGTCGGCACCATAACCGCTTTCGGCGCCGGGCACTCCCGACGCGATGCCGCCGGCCAGCCGTTGCGCGAGGGAGGCACCGTCGCCCTGTTCCCCTGGGTGCCGTGCCTGCGGTGCTGGGGCTGCCGCCGCTTCGGGCCCGGCGCGACCACGTGCGGCAATGCGTTCGTGTATGGCGTCCCGCCCGAAGCCATCGGACTCGAGCCGCTGCCGCAGGACAGCGGCGCCCACACGCCCACGCTGACCGGCGGCTTCGGCAAACACGTTGTCGTTCGACCCGGAACGTATCTGTGGCGGGTACCCGACCATGTGCCGGCGCGGGTGGCGTCGCTTCTTGATCCCCTTGCCGTCGCGGTCCGCGGGGTCAATATCGCGAAGACGCCCGCAGGTGTGCCGGAGGAGGTGCTGACGTTCGACGCCACCGCGGTCATTCTCGGCGCGGGTGCGGTGGGGCTGCTCACCGGGCTGGTGCTGCGTCACCTTGGCATCGGCACCATTGTGGTTTCCGGTTCCCGGGCGAGCAGGCTGGACGCCGCCCGCGACATCGGCATGGACGTCGTGCTCGACACCGCAGAACTGGACGTGATCCAGCGCCGCGAGGCGGTCATGGAACTCACCGGCGGCCTCGGGGCCGACATCGTGATCGACGCGGCCAACAACGCCGCAGCCCTCGGTGAAGCCCTGGGCATGGTTCGCCGGCTGGGCACGGTCGTGGAAGTCGGAAACATCGTTCCCGGCAACGCGGGCATCAGCGTCGACCCGGCGGTCGATGTCTGCCAACGCAATGTCCGATTGCTCGGCATGAGCTTCAATCCGCCGCGCTCCTACAGCGAAGCCATGGCCATGCTGAGCAAGCATCCGGGCATCCCGTTCGAGCGCTTGATCACCCATGCGCACACGTTTGACCACCTCGACCGGGCGCTCGCAGATCTGGCGGGCGACGCGGTCAAGGTCACCCTCACCGCATAG
- a CDS encoding VOC family protein has product MAGPQIHHVALLVANLEAAIERWSAATGYTFSPVGRYCTERYADSSNPKPHHHDARIAFSKEGPPHIELMEFTGEGTHSVSQGEGFHHLGFMDYPNVEGRLKELAELGFGHDGMALTDDDRILLFFTEKADLNGMRLEYVAELPQPIIKDDGSEPYLDDRGFPGLWPPGNE; this is encoded by the coding sequence ATGGCCGGCCCGCAGATTCATCACGTCGCCTTGCTAGTCGCCAACCTGGAAGCCGCGATCGAACGCTGGTCGGCGGCAACGGGATACACCTTCAGTCCGGTCGGCCGCTACTGCACCGAGCGATACGCGGACAGCAGCAATCCCAAGCCGCATCACCACGATGCGCGCATCGCCTTTTCCAAGGAAGGCCCCCCACACATCGAGCTGATGGAATTCACCGGAGAAGGAACCCACTCGGTTTCGCAGGGCGAAGGGTTTCACCACCTCGGCTTCATGGACTACCCCAACGTCGAAGGCCGGCTCAAGGAGCTTGCGGAACTCGGTTTCGGCCACGACGGCATGGCGTTGACCGACGATGACCGGATCCTGCTGTTCTTCACCGAGAAGGCCGATTTGAACGGCATGCGCCTGGAGTATGTCGCCGAGTTGCCGCAACCGATCATCAAGGACGACGGCAGCGAGCCGTACCTCGACGACCGCGGCTTCCCCGGCCTATGGCCACCGGGGAACGAGTGA